The Miscanthus floridulus cultivar M001 chromosome 17, ASM1932011v1, whole genome shotgun sequence genome has a window encoding:
- the LOC136516502 gene encoding myb-related protein 305-like: MRMCRRTDAGLRRTGKSCRLRWVNYLHPGLRRGRITADEERLILQLHAQWGSRWSRIARSLPGRTDNEIKNFWRTRTRKQKAAAQQQQQQNSRSSKTASASAFSGSSSSVTATTSSCSGSPSPSSGGCGTATSSSAVTESALRQSSGSGSGDDDAEFDEASTTTAASQHQHHQQQQQQQQECYASDHFWNDIAAAEAASYMLIDGWAGAGPGHPAEPPSSPAWEYCSDYSLWRIDDDEYYKKMLDS, from the coding sequence ATGCGCATGTGTCGGCGTACTGATGCAGGTCTGAGGCGCACCGGCAAGAGCTGCCGCCTGCGGTGGGTCAACTACCTCCACCCGGGGCTCCGGCGCGGCCGCATCACCGCCGACGAGGAGCGCCTGATCCTGCAGCTCCATGCGCAGTGGGGCAGCCGGTGGTCGCGCATCGCCAGGAGCCTCCCCGGGCGCACCGACAACGAGATCAAGAACTTCTGGAGGACGCGCACCAGGAAGCAGAAggcggcggcgcagcagcagcagcagcagaacagCCGGAGCAGCAagacggcgtcggcgtcggcgttcTCGGGGTCGTCGTCGTCCGTGACTGCCACCACGTCCAGCTGCTCTGGCTCTCCGAGTCCGAGCAGCGGCGGCTGTGGCACGGCCACGTCATCGTCCGCCGTGACCGAGTCAGCGCTGCGTcaaagcagcggcagcggcagcggcgacgacgacgccgaGTTCGACGAGGCATCTACCACCACCGCGGCAAGCCAGCATCAAcaccatcagcagcagcagcagcagcagcaggagtgcTACGCCTCGGACCACTTCTGGAACGACatcgcggcggcggaggcggcgagcTACATGTTGATCGACGGCTGGGCAGGAGCCGGTCCCGGTCATCCCGCCGAGCCGCCTTCGTCGCCGGCGTGGGAATACTGCTCGGATTACTCGCTCTGGAGGATCGACGACGACGAGTACTACAAGAAGATGCTTGACTCCTGA